CGATCTCGGGCACGTTCGTGGCGCCCACGTCACGGATGACCTCGCGCACGGCGGCCAGCTGCTCCTCCGGGTCGGGGTGCGAACCGTCGACCACGTGCAGGATCAGGTCGGAGTCGCCGACCTCCTCCATCGTGGAACGGAACGCCTCGACCAGGTGGTGCGGCAGGTGGCGTACGAAGCCGACGGTGTCCGCCAGCGTGTACAGCCGCCCGCTCGGGGTCTCGGCCCGGCGCACGGTCGGGTCGAGGGTCGCGAACAGGGCGTTCTCGACCAGGACGCCCGCGCCCGTGAGCCGGTTGAGCAGGGAGGACTTGCCCGCGTTGGTGTAACCGGCGATGGCGACCGAAGGCACCTTGTTCCTGCGGCGCTCCTGGCGCTTGATCTCGCGGCCGGTCTTCATCTCCGCGATCTCCCGGCGCATCTTCGCCATCTTCTCGCGGATCCGACGCCGGTCCGTCTCGATCTTGGTCTCACCGGGACCACGGGTGGCGAGGCCGCCGCCCTTGCCGCCGCCCATCTGGCGGGACAACGACTGACCCCAGCCTCGCAGCCTCGGCAGCATGTACTGCATCTGCGCGAGCGCGACCTGTGCCTTGCCCTCTCGGGACTTGGCGTGCTGGGCGAAGATGTCGAGGATCAGGGCCGTACGGTCGATGACCTTGACCTTGACGACGTCTTCGAGGTGGATGAGCTGCCCCGGGCTCAGCTCACCGTCGCAGATGACCGTGTCCGCGCCCGAGTCGAGGACGATGTCCCGCAGCTCGTTGGCCTTGCCGGAGCCGATGTAGGTGGCCGCGTCGGGCTTGTCGCGACGCTGGATCACGCCGTCGAGCACGAGCGCGCCGGCGGTCTCCGCGAGGGCGGCCAGCTCGGCCAGCGAGTTTTCCGCGTCCCGCGAGGTTCCCGTGGTCCAGACACCGACGAGTACGACGCGCTCCAGGCGGAGCTGTCGGTACTCGACCTCGGTGACGTCCTCGAGCTCGGTGGAGAGGCCCGCGACACGGCGCAGGGCCGCGCGGTCGGAGCGGTCGAACTGGTCGCCGTCCCGCTCTCCGTCGATCTCGAAGCTCCAGGCGACGTCCTCTTCCATCAGGGCATCGGCCCGAAGACCTTCGGGGTTGTTCTGCGCGAAGGCGCGCTGTGCGGCCTGGGAAGGGGAAGAAGAGGAGGTCATTGGGTCCTTACGTCGATGGGGGATAGCGAAGGCGACGGATCTTCACGGATCCCGACCCGTCACCGGTGACAACGTCCGGGGCTTCCCGGGGATTCCCGGGAGGTGCCGTCGTCGACCCGAAGATGGTCGCACGGTACGCCCCGTCTCTTCACCGGGTTATTTCCC
The DNA window shown above is from Streptomyces akebiae and carries:
- the hflX gene encoding GTPase HflX, with the translated sequence MTSSSSPSQAAQRAFAQNNPEGLRADALMEEDVAWSFEIDGERDGDQFDRSDRAALRRVAGLSTELEDVTEVEYRQLRLERVVLVGVWTTGTSRDAENSLAELAALAETAGALVLDGVIQRRDKPDAATYIGSGKANELRDIVLDSGADTVICDGELSPGQLIHLEDVVKVKVIDRTALILDIFAQHAKSREGKAQVALAQMQYMLPRLRGWGQSLSRQMGGGKGGGLATRGPGETKIETDRRRIREKMAKMRREIAEMKTGREIKRQERRRNKVPSVAIAGYTNAGKSSLLNRLTGAGVLVENALFATLDPTVRRAETPSGRLYTLADTVGFVRHLPHHLVEAFRSTMEEVGDSDLILHVVDGSHPDPEEQLAAVREVIRDVGATNVPEIVVINKADAADPLTLQRLMRIEKRSIAVSARSGQGIEELLALIDDELPRPSVEIVALVPYTHGKLVARAHTEGEVISEEHTPEGTLLKARVHEELAADLTPYVPTATTA